A genome region from Sphingomonas anseongensis includes the following:
- a CDS encoding PHA/PHB synthase family protein, whose amino-acid sequence MADETETGPTPNLEDWQHWTWVMGRAQQMLMEAWADSLKTAQPWPTSPPAWGAFPPAFFGGEAAPAADPVSMMNAGAQAWAKGFEAWGRMVGLQPAAAEKKDRRFAAPEWRDNPLFDQIRQTYLALSDKLLGTADQIEGLDKETRAKLKFATRNFVDAMSPSNFALTNPQVLKKTIESRGENLLKGLGNMLKDIAAGQLTQTKPGVFEVGKNIATTPGKVIRETALYQLIQYTPTTDEVLETPVVVFPPWINRFYILDLSPEKSFVKWCVDNGISLFMVSWKSADESIADATLDDYVLRGQIDAIDTVRDVLGVENVHAIGYCVAGTTLAATLAYLHSKKQQDKVASATFLTAQVDFTLAGDLKLFTGPDTMALLEQLTAEKGYLDGRYMAATFNLLRGRDLIWNYVVNNYLLGEEPPPFDLLHWNSDTTNLPSSWHRAYLQDLYVGNKLAEKGGVRVAGTPVDIDQVKTPSYIQAGREDHIAPPESVWKIMDHFSGEKRFLLAGSGHIAGVVNPPAAEKYCYWTNDRPCGTLDDFVEGATEHKGSWWPDWLAWLKKQSARMVKAEGARIPGEGKLKAVEDAPGRYVREH is encoded by the coding sequence ATGGCTGACGAAACCGAAACGGGCCCGACCCCGAACCTCGAGGACTGGCAGCATTGGACCTGGGTGATGGGACGAGCCCAGCAGATGCTGATGGAGGCCTGGGCCGACAGCCTGAAGACTGCGCAGCCGTGGCCGACCAGCCCTCCCGCCTGGGGCGCCTTTCCGCCCGCCTTCTTTGGCGGCGAGGCAGCGCCAGCCGCAGATCCGGTCAGCATGATGAACGCAGGAGCCCAGGCTTGGGCCAAGGGGTTTGAGGCGTGGGGCCGGATGGTCGGGCTCCAGCCGGCCGCGGCCGAAAAAAAGGATCGGCGCTTCGCAGCGCCCGAATGGCGCGACAATCCCTTGTTCGACCAGATTCGCCAGACCTATCTCGCACTCTCCGACAAGCTGCTCGGGACCGCCGACCAGATCGAAGGGCTGGACAAGGAGACGCGCGCTAAGCTGAAGTTCGCGACCCGCAACTTCGTCGATGCGATGAGCCCGTCGAATTTCGCCCTGACGAACCCGCAGGTGCTCAAGAAGACCATCGAGAGCCGGGGCGAGAACCTCCTCAAGGGTCTCGGCAACATGCTGAAGGACATTGCGGCGGGCCAGCTGACCCAGACGAAGCCCGGCGTGTTCGAGGTAGGCAAGAACATCGCCACCACGCCCGGCAAAGTGATCAGGGAGACCGCGCTCTATCAGCTGATCCAGTACACGCCGACGACGGACGAGGTGCTCGAAACTCCGGTGGTGGTGTTCCCGCCGTGGATCAACCGCTTCTACATCCTCGACCTCAGCCCGGAAAAGAGCTTCGTCAAATGGTGCGTCGACAACGGCATTTCGCTGTTCATGGTCAGCTGGAAATCGGCCGATGAAAGCATCGCCGACGCGACCCTCGACGATTATGTGCTTCGCGGGCAGATCGACGCGATCGACACCGTTCGCGACGTGCTCGGCGTCGAGAACGTCCACGCGATCGGCTATTGCGTCGCCGGGACCACGCTGGCCGCAACCCTCGCCTATCTCCACAGCAAGAAGCAGCAGGACAAGGTTGCGTCGGCGACGTTCCTGACCGCGCAGGTCGATTTCACGCTTGCCGGAGACCTCAAGCTCTTCACCGGCCCCGATACGATGGCGCTGCTGGAGCAGTTGACAGCGGAGAAGGGCTATCTGGACGGGCGTTACATGGCCGCGACGTTCAACCTGCTTCGCGGCCGCGACCTCATCTGGAACTATGTGGTCAACAATTACCTGCTGGGCGAGGAGCCGCCGCCGTTCGACCTGCTCCATTGGAATTCGGACACGACGAACCTGCCGTCATCGTGGCACCGCGCTTATCTGCAGGACCTCTACGTCGGCAACAAGCTGGCCGAAAAGGGCGGCGTACGCGTTGCCGGAACTCCGGTCGACATCGACCAGGTGAAGACCCCGTCCTACATCCAGGCCGGGCGAGAGGATCATATCGCTCCGCCCGAAAGCGTGTGGAAGATCATGGACCATTTCTCCGGAGAGAAGAGGTTCCTGCTGGCCGGCTCCGGCCATATCGCGGGCGTGGTGAACCCGCCCGCGGCGGAGAAATACTGCTATTGGACTAACGACCGCCCGTGCGGGACTCTTGACGACTTCGTCGAGGGGGCGACCGAGCATAAAGGAAGCTGGTGGCCGGACTGGCTCGCCTGGCTGAAAAAGCAGTCCGCAAGGATGGTGAAAGCCGAGGGCGCGCGAATTCCTGGCGAAGGCAAGCTCAAGGCGGTCGAAGACGCGCCCGGCCGCTACGTCAGGGAGCATTGA
- a CDS encoding GNAT family N-acetyltransferase — protein sequence MTNVRIRLAAPQERDALEALQWRASLANDADRPHLEANPDAIELPQEQIDLGQVLVAEIDGAIAGFAVFMREEGHAELDGLFVEPELWRKGIGAALVEAATHEARKNGLALMVIANPAARGFYERCGFSLEGEAQTRFGPALRMSR from the coding sequence TTGACGAACGTCCGCATCAGGCTCGCAGCTCCGCAGGAGCGCGACGCCCTGGAAGCGCTTCAATGGCGCGCCTCGCTCGCCAACGATGCCGACCGCCCGCACCTCGAAGCAAACCCGGATGCGATCGAGCTTCCACAGGAGCAGATCGACCTCGGCCAGGTCCTCGTCGCCGAAATCGACGGTGCGATCGCGGGCTTCGCTGTCTTCATGCGGGAGGAAGGCCATGCCGAGCTGGACGGCTTGTTCGTCGAACCGGAGCTCTGGCGAAAGGGAATTGGAGCGGCCCTGGTCGAGGCCGCTACTCACGAGGCACGCAAGAATGGCCTGGCCCTGATGGTTATCGCCAACCCCGCCGCCCGCGGTTTTTATGAACGTTGCGGCTTCTCGCTTGAAGGCGAAGCTCAAACGCGCTTCGGGCCTGCGCTTCGGATGTCGCGCTGA
- a CDS encoding YdeI/OmpD-associated family protein encodes MSREPRIDAYIAKAQPFARPILERIRERVHSVVPEVEEAMKWSAPAYLLDGKILLITAAFKQHAALNFWRGQELRGEQPSEDAMGQFGKLTSVDDLPANLDELIAKAAKLSRSAPAPRKAKHAPKAAPGMHPEFAAALAKAPQARAALESFPPSAQRDYLEWIAEAKQDSTRHKRIATAVEWLSEGKRRHWKYQNC; translated from the coding sequence TTGAGCCGCGAGCCACGGATCGACGCCTATATTGCGAAGGCCCAGCCTTTCGCCCGTCCGATCCTGGAAAGAATACGCGAGCGGGTTCACTCGGTCGTCCCCGAGGTCGAAGAGGCGATGAAGTGGAGCGCGCCGGCCTATCTTCTGGACGGCAAGATCCTGCTCATCACCGCCGCCTTCAAGCAGCATGCGGCTCTGAATTTCTGGCGCGGGCAGGAGCTTCGCGGCGAGCAGCCTAGCGAGGATGCGATGGGCCAGTTCGGCAAGCTCACCAGCGTCGACGACCTTCCCGCCAACCTCGACGAGCTGATCGCCAAGGCTGCGAAGCTGTCGCGATCGGCTCCCGCTCCCAGAAAAGCCAAGCACGCGCCCAAGGCGGCACCGGGAATGCATCCCGAATTCGCTGCGGCGCTGGCCAAGGCGCCCCAGGCCAGGGCGGCGCTGGAATCCTTCCCGCCTTCGGCCCAGCGCGATTATCTGGAGTGGATTGCCGAGGCGAAGCAGGATTCGACGCGGCACAAGAGGATCGCCACCGCCGTGGAGTGGCTATCCGAAGGCAAAAGGCGTCACTGGAAGTACCAAAACTGCTGA
- a CDS encoding DUF4893 domain-containing protein, with protein MKRTSWLWLVPTLALVSGCNTALDRARSTASVTVEPQAKSDLWGAVATAEDRDRINRLGLAWQEALTVAKPKHAKEINSEGLLLKPRSGLSRPEPTPGSYNCRMISVGKTEPKAPVFEKFKPFFCYVLTDDAGVLTIVKQTGSRRPAGRLWEDDDPNRLIFLGSLALGDEKEPLAYGEDPARDTAGIFERIAPFKWRLVIPWPRSGAKLELFELTPVADQPEG; from the coding sequence ATGAAGCGGACGTCGTGGCTTTGGCTGGTTCCGACGCTGGCGCTTGTCAGTGGCTGCAACACCGCGCTCGATCGGGCCCGGAGCACGGCTAGCGTCACGGTCGAGCCGCAAGCCAAGTCCGACCTCTGGGGCGCAGTCGCCACGGCGGAGGACCGCGACCGGATCAACCGCCTCGGCCTCGCGTGGCAGGAGGCGCTGACGGTCGCCAAGCCGAAACATGCGAAAGAGATCAATTCGGAAGGGCTGTTGCTCAAGCCGCGCTCTGGCCTGTCACGTCCCGAGCCGACGCCCGGAAGCTACAATTGCCGGATGATCAGCGTCGGCAAGACCGAGCCGAAAGCGCCCGTCTTCGAAAAGTTCAAGCCGTTCTTCTGCTACGTCCTGACCGATGACGCCGGAGTGCTCACCATCGTCAAGCAGACCGGAAGCCGGCGCCCTGCCGGACGCCTGTGGGAAGACGATGATCCCAACCGTCTGATCTTCCTCGGAAGCCTTGCGCTGGGCGACGAGAAGGAGCCGCTGGCCTATGGCGAGGATCCTGCCCGCGACACCGCCGGGATCTTCGAACGGATCGCGCCGTTCAAATGGCGACTGGTCATTCCTTGGCCGCGAAGCGGAGCCAAGCTTGAATTGTTCGAGCTGACGCCTGTCGCGGACCAGCCGGAGGGATGA
- a CDS encoding ribose-phosphate pyrophosphokinase codes for MSSAGLLADPAEVRKLLIASASSGQAITYSELLNALGHAFTRPKMRALCKVLTVIDDEAAEHGEPELAVLVVRQSDGLPGQGWWVGGVAMLHGYDGLWTGPAAAKLVKKLQRQAFEYWAGKTTG; via the coding sequence ATGAGCTCTGCGGGCTTGCTCGCCGATCCGGCCGAGGTGCGGAAACTATTGATTGCCTCGGCCAGCTCCGGCCAGGCGATAACCTACTCCGAGCTTCTCAACGCGCTGGGCCACGCCTTCACCCGGCCGAAGATGCGGGCCCTGTGCAAGGTGCTGACGGTGATTGACGATGAGGCAGCCGAACACGGCGAACCCGAACTGGCGGTTCTGGTCGTCAGGCAATCGGACGGCCTTCCCGGCCAGGGCTGGTGGGTTGGAGGAGTTGCGATGCTTCACGGCTATGACGGGCTGTGGACCGGTCCAGCCGCAGCGAAGCTAGTCAAAAAGCTCCAGCGGCAGGCGTTCGAATATTGGGCCGGAAAGACGACGGGTTAG
- a CDS encoding RluA family pseudouridine synthase, protein MADARTFTVTEDDDGIRLDRWFKRNQPETSFNIVSRWARTGLVKLDGKRVAPGDRIAAGQVITVPPPEAMPERQERPKPRCNPLTTEEEELVRSMVIFQNDSAFVLNKPAGLATQGGTKTTNHLDRLLDGLTDGAGNRPKLVHRLDKDTSGAILVARTARAAAFFSKSFSARTAKKVYWALVIGVPSGDEGLIDAPLAKQPGTGGEKMQVDEEHGLMAKTRWRVIDRAGNRAAWVELQPLTGRTHQLRAHMAAIGHPIVGDGKYGGAEAFLTGGISRKLHLHARHLKIDSPGGGKIDVTAELPDHLKQSLATLGFELAEGEPVKGPAPRQKRAPGTKPRRENRRGERRARSTRGRR, encoded by the coding sequence ATGGCCGACGCCCGAACATTCACGGTTACCGAAGACGATGACGGCATAAGGCTCGACCGCTGGTTCAAGCGCAACCAGCCCGAGACCAGCTTCAATATCGTCTCCCGCTGGGCGCGCACCGGCCTGGTAAAGCTCGACGGAAAGCGGGTCGCTCCGGGCGACCGGATCGCCGCCGGACAGGTGATCACCGTGCCACCGCCCGAGGCGATGCCGGAGCGGCAGGAACGGCCCAAGCCCAGGTGCAATCCGCTCACCACCGAGGAAGAAGAGCTGGTCCGTTCGATGGTCATCTTCCAGAACGACAGCGCCTTCGTGCTCAACAAGCCGGCGGGACTCGCGACCCAGGGGGGCACCAAGACGACCAACCATCTCGACCGGCTGCTCGACGGTCTGACCGACGGAGCCGGCAACCGACCCAAGCTCGTCCACCGGCTGGACAAGGATACGTCGGGCGCGATCCTGGTCGCGCGGACCGCCCGCGCCGCCGCCTTCTTTTCCAAGTCCTTCTCCGCCCGCACGGCCAAGAAAGTCTATTGGGCGCTGGTGATCGGGGTTCCGTCGGGCGACGAGGGGCTGATCGACGCTCCGCTTGCAAAGCAGCCGGGCACCGGCGGCGAGAAGATGCAGGTCGACGAGGAGCATGGCCTGATGGCCAAGACCCGCTGGCGGGTGATCGACCGTGCCGGCAACCGCGCGGCCTGGGTCGAGCTTCAGCCGCTGACCGGCCGGACCCACCAGCTTCGAGCGCACATGGCTGCGATCGGCCATCCGATCGTCGGAGATGGGAAATATGGCGGTGCCGAGGCCTTCCTGACCGGCGGAATCAGCCGCAAGCTTCACCTCCATGCGCGGCACCTCAAGATCGATTCCCCCGGCGGCGGCAAGATCGACGTGACGGCTGAGCTTCCCGACCATCTGAAGCAGAGCTTGGCCACCCTCGGATTCGAGCTTGCCGAAGGCGAGCCGGTAAAGGGCCCCGCGCCGAGGCAGAAACGAGCGCCGGGAACGAAGCCGCGCCGCGAGAACCGGCGCGGTGAACGGCGTGCCCGAAGCACTCGCGGCCGCCGGTGA
- a CDS encoding HAD hydrolase-like protein translates to MTKLAIFDCDGTLVDSGATIHRALSETFDRHGLEIPPARESRKVIGLSLTQAMAALLPEAADADHAELAETYKGCFHQARRNGLVEEPLFDGILELLDSFETEGWLLAVATGKSDRGLRLCLESHGLHPRFLSLQTADRHPSKPSPSMALAAMADAGATPAKTVVIGDTSYDMGMAVAAGATGIGAGWGYHDETELIAAGAVAVANDPAEVMAIAREAVNG, encoded by the coding sequence GTGACGAAGCTTGCGATCTTCGACTGCGACGGAACGTTGGTCGACAGCGGCGCGACGATCCACCGAGCGCTGAGCGAGACGTTTGATCGGCACGGGCTGGAAATTCCTCCCGCACGCGAATCGCGCAAGGTGATCGGCCTCAGCCTCACCCAGGCGATGGCCGCTCTGCTCCCCGAGGCCGCCGATGCGGATCATGCGGAGCTGGCGGAGACCTACAAGGGCTGCTTTCACCAGGCGCGCCGCAACGGGCTCGTCGAGGAGCCATTGTTCGACGGCATATTGGAGCTTCTGGATTCGTTCGAGACGGAAGGCTGGCTGCTCGCCGTTGCCACCGGCAAGTCAGACCGCGGCCTTCGGCTCTGCCTCGAAAGCCACGGCTTGCACCCGCGCTTCCTCTCCCTCCAGACCGCGGACCGGCACCCATCCAAGCCGTCGCCATCGATGGCGCTTGCCGCGATGGCAGATGCCGGCGCCACGCCCGCTAAAACGGTGGTGATCGGCGACACGAGCTACGACATGGGCATGGCTGTTGCGGCCGGCGCTACGGGCATCGGCGCCGGCTGGGGCTACCATGACGAGACCGAGCTTATCGCGGCTGGCGCCGTGGCTGTCGCGAACGATCCGGCCGAGGTGATGGCCATTGCAAGGGAAGCGGTGAATGGCTGA
- a CDS encoding ATP12 family chaperone protein encodes MKRFWKDANVAQADGGWSVALDGKPLRTPERRPLVVPTEKLAEAIAGEWRAAGETFDPRQLALTGLANAAIDQVQPDPDGFTAMLARYGENDLLCYRAENPRKLRERQEAGWDPLLGWARRRFDIDFATTAGIVHVAQPEATVARLFHALATLDAFRLAGLSPLVTIGGSLVTALAVLERSVTATEAWDSLTIDEQWQAEQWGADAEAAQALEARRRDFLAAARFLELLED; translated from the coding sequence GTGAAGCGCTTCTGGAAGGACGCGAACGTCGCTCAGGCGGATGGCGGCTGGTCGGTCGCGCTCGACGGCAAGCCACTGCGGACCCCCGAGCGGCGCCCGCTCGTCGTGCCCACCGAAAAGCTGGCTGAGGCGATCGCCGGGGAGTGGCGAGCGGCCGGCGAGACCTTCGACCCGCGACAGCTGGCGCTGACGGGCCTCGCCAACGCCGCGATCGACCAGGTGCAGCCGGATCCGGACGGGTTCACGGCGATGCTTGCCCGCTACGGCGAGAACGACCTGCTCTGCTATCGCGCTGAAAATCCGCGTAAACTTCGCGAGCGACAGGAGGCCGGATGGGATCCGCTGCTCGGCTGGGCGCGCCGACGCTTCGACATTGATTTCGCAACCACGGCCGGGATCGTCCATGTTGCCCAGCCCGAGGCGACGGTCGCCAGGCTCTTTCATGCGCTCGCGACGCTAGATGCGTTCAGGTTGGCGGGCCTGTCGCCGCTGGTGACGATCGGCGGGTCGCTGGTGACCGCACTGGCTGTGCTCGAACGGTCGGTTACCGCAACCGAAGCGTGGGACTCTCTGACCATCGATGAACAGTGGCAGGCGGAGCAATGGGGCGCCGACGCGGAGGCGGCGCAGGCGCTGGAAGCGCGGCGCCGGGACTTCCTCGCCGCCGCGCGATTCCTGGAGCTTCTCGAAGATTAG
- the gmk gene encoding guanylate kinase has translation MDPVSTEHPQRERRGLLIVLSSPSGAGKSTIARKLLEADPQVSMSVSVTTRPQRPGEADHVDYHFVDQAEFDRMKESGEFVEWATVFGYCYGTPKSPVKHALKQGSDILFDIDWQGARQLEPDFGEHLVTIFLLPPSMQELERRLRSRGTDTADVVAERMRRAAEEISHWAEYEYVLVNDDMDECLARVRAIVAAERSKRTGQPGLVSFVRDLIGPAH, from the coding sequence ATGGACCCGGTCTCCACCGAACATCCGCAGCGAGAGCGCAGGGGGCTGCTGATCGTCCTCTCCTCCCCTTCCGGGGCCGGCAAGTCGACGATCGCCCGAAAGCTGCTCGAGGCCGATCCCCAGGTCAGCATGTCCGTGTCGGTAACGACCCGCCCCCAGCGGCCGGGAGAGGCGGACCATGTCGATTATCATTTCGTCGACCAGGCTGAGTTCGACCGGATGAAGGAATCCGGCGAGTTCGTCGAATGGGCGACCGTATTCGGGTATTGTTACGGAACGCCAAAGTCCCCGGTGAAGCATGCGCTCAAGCAGGGCAGCGATATCCTGTTCGACATCGACTGGCAGGGCGCCCGCCAGCTGGAGCCCGACTTCGGCGAGCATCTCGTCACCATCTTCCTCCTGCCTCCGTCGATGCAGGAGCTGGAGCGGCGCTTGCGGTCACGCGGGACGGACACGGCCGATGTGGTTGCCGAGCGGATGCGGCGCGCGGCCGAAGAAATCAGCCACTGGGCCGAATATGAATATGTGCTCGTCAACGACGACATGGACGAGTGCCTCGCCCGGGTTCGAGCGATCGTCGCCGCCGAGCGGTCTAAGCGCACCGGGCAGCCCGGGCTCGTATCCTTCGTGCGCGACCTGATCGGCCCCGCTCACTAA
- a CDS encoding phasin family protein — translation MIADTDASAEAIVEAVEASNEAAVKVAKSAAKKRSKTAKRARRQSRPNVGAQKRIEDMTNDANIFAGFGAFPGAGSFEKLFTDVAGRGEEVAKRSRKAAEELADISRGNVEAFVEASRIAVSGAQSIGQDVVAKSRDSLEKTANTVRSFTEAKSPTELLQLQSDFARTAFDRFVEESSALTESFVKLAGEAFQPISNRASANVERFNQIAA, via the coding sequence ATGATCGCCGACACCGACGCATCTGCCGAAGCCATCGTCGAGGCCGTCGAGGCCAGCAACGAGGCTGCCGTGAAGGTGGCCAAGTCCGCAGCAAAGAAGCGTTCGAAGACCGCCAAGCGGGCTCGGCGCCAGTCGAGGCCGAACGTCGGCGCGCAAAAGAGGATCGAAGACATGACCAACGACGCCAACATTTTCGCCGGCTTCGGGGCTTTCCCGGGCGCCGGTTCTTTCGAGAAGCTGTTCACCGACGTCGCGGGCCGCGGCGAGGAAGTCGCCAAGCGCTCGCGCAAGGCGGCGGAAGAGCTCGCGGACATCTCTCGCGGTAACGTCGAGGCGTTCGTCGAGGCTAGCCGGATCGCCGTCAGCGGCGCCCAGTCGATCGGCCAGGACGTCGTTGCGAAGAGCCGCGACAGCCTCGAGAAGACCGCCAACACGGTTCGCTCATTCACCGAGGCGAAGAGCCCGACCGAGCTTCTGCAGCTGCAGAGCGATTTCGCGCGCACCGCCTTCGACCGCTTCGTCGAGGAAAGCTCGGCCCTTACCGAGTCCTTCGTGAAGCTCGCCGGTGAGGCGTTCCAGCCGATCTCGAATCGCGCCAGCGCGAACGTCGAGCGGTTCAACCAGATCGCTGCCTGA
- the clpS gene encoding ATP-dependent Clp protease adapter ClpS translates to MGDRPGRGDGLDDDLEIGVATRTRPKTKKPSNYKVLMLNDDYTPMEFVVLVLQRFFSMGIEDATRVMLQVHQKGVAVCGVFTYEVAETKVAQVIDFARENQHPLQCTLEKA, encoded by the coding sequence ATGGGCGACCGCCCGGGCCGGGGTGACGGCCTCGACGACGATCTGGAGATCGGAGTCGCTACGCGCACTCGTCCGAAGACGAAAAAGCCGTCCAACTACAAGGTGCTGATGCTCAACGACGATTATACTCCGATGGAGTTCGTCGTGCTGGTCCTGCAGCGTTTCTTCAGCATGGGCATCGAGGATGCGACTCGAGTGATGCTCCAGGTCCACCAGAAGGGCGTCGCCGTCTGCGGAGTGTTCACCTACGAGGTCGCCGAGACCAAGGTCGCGCAGGTCATCGACTTCGCCCGCGAGAACCAGCACCCGCTTCAGTGCACGCTGGAAAAAGCCTGA
- the murA gene encoding UDP-N-acetylglucosamine 1-carboxyvinyltransferase: MDSIWIKGGNRLEGKIPISGAKNAALTLLPCALLTDEKLTLTNLPRLADVDTFSHLLNQLGVSTSVAGVKKGEYGRRMTLQADDIASTVAPYDMVRKMRASVLVLGPMLARAGESTVSLPGGCAIGDRPIDLHLQALECLGAEIELAAGYVKASAPKGRLSGGDYSFPVVSVGATENALMAAVLATGRTQLFNAAREPEIVDLCNLLVAMGAKIEGIGSGHLIIDGVEGLNGTTYEVMPDRIEAGSYACAAGITGGSIDLIGARPDDMRATLNALAHAGLMLEFHDKGIKVSADAPLKPLALSTAPFPGFATDMQAQFMAMLALAQGDSFLEETIFENRYMHVPELRRMGASIDIHGRSAIVHGVEKLTGAQVMATDLRASMSLVLAGLAAEGETEVLRVYHLDRGYERLEEKLSAVGATIERRSTG, encoded by the coding sequence GTGGACAGCATCTGGATCAAGGGCGGCAACCGCCTTGAGGGGAAGATCCCTATCAGCGGCGCGAAGAATGCCGCACTCACGCTTCTCCCCTGCGCGCTGCTCACCGATGAAAAGCTGACTCTAACCAACCTTCCGCGGCTCGCGGACGTCGACACCTTCAGCCACCTCCTCAACCAACTCGGGGTTTCGACCAGCGTCGCGGGAGTGAAAAAGGGCGAATACGGCCGCCGGATGACTCTGCAGGCCGACGACATCGCGTCGACCGTTGCTCCCTATGACATGGTCCGGAAGATGCGCGCTTCGGTGCTGGTGCTGGGCCCGATGCTCGCGCGAGCCGGCGAATCGACGGTGTCGCTGCCCGGCGGCTGCGCGATCGGCGACCGGCCGATCGACCTGCACCTCCAGGCGCTGGAATGCCTCGGCGCCGAGATCGAGCTTGCAGCCGGTTACGTGAAGGCGAGCGCTCCAAAGGGGCGGCTTTCGGGCGGCGATTACAGCTTCCCCGTCGTCTCGGTCGGAGCCACCGAAAACGCTCTCATGGCTGCGGTGCTGGCGACCGGCCGGACGCAGCTTTTCAACGCCGCCCGCGAGCCCGAGATCGTCGACCTTTGCAACCTCCTTGTCGCGATGGGCGCCAAGATCGAGGGCATCGGGTCCGGCCATCTCATCATCGACGGCGTCGAGGGCCTCAACGGCACCACCTATGAGGTGATGCCCGACCGGATCGAGGCGGGAAGCTATGCCTGCGCTGCGGGAATCACCGGCGGATCGATCGACCTGATCGGCGCGCGTCCGGACGACATGCGCGCGACTTTGAACGCGCTCGCCCACGCCGGGCTGATGCTCGAATTCCACGACAAGGGGATCAAGGTCAGCGCCGACGCCCCGCTCAAGCCGCTGGCCCTTTCGACCGCGCCCTTCCCGGGCTTCGCGACCGACATGCAGGCGCAATTCATGGCAATGCTGGCCTTGGCGCAGGGCGACAGCTTCCTCGAGGAGACCATCTTCGAGAACCGCTACATGCATGTGCCGGAACTCCGTCGGATGGGAGCAAGCATCGACATCCACGGTCGCTCCGCCATCGTCCACGGAGTCGAGAAGCTGACCGGCGCGCAGGTGATGGCGACGGACCTTCGAGCGTCGATGAGCCTGGTCCTCGCGGGCCTTGCGGCCGAGGGCGAGACGGAGGTCCTTCGAGTCTATCATCTCGATCGCGGCTATGAGCGGCTGGAAGAGAAGTTGTCCGCGGTGGGCGCTACGATCGAACGGCGGAGTACAGGCTAA